Sequence from the Ostrea edulis chromosome 8, xbOstEdul1.1, whole genome shotgun sequence genome:
ATTCTGGAGAGTGATGATTTTATCCTATCACTATTAATGGTGATTCAGAcaaaatgttcttatatttgATACATAAAACCCCCTGCATCTGTCATCAAAATTGTGTATTAACAACACTTTTAGACGCACATGTCTGAAATCATCGTATTTCCCCAAATTCAAAGGACGTCGATGGGGAGAATACTCCTAACtgtaattttgtttatatttatttgcaaaACCATATGTAGCTTTTGATGGTCCATTATCAATGTATATTTAGTTATTCTTAAACTTGTCTCAGGCGAATGTGTATCATATAATCCCTAGTTACGTTTTCTCGACAAAATCCTGAGAACTTTTTCTCCAAAGAATCATTGTGCACGTCTGTGATTCCTTCATCTTCAGGGTCGTCTATCTTGCGAGGATCAGGGTAGAATTGACAATGGAGGAGCACTAACCCCTGGGGGTTGTTCTTCCTGAACAAATGTGGAAGCGACATCAATAAACAGATGTAAATGACCTCTTGAATTCGAAAATACTAGTGAACAAAACTCAAAATTTCAAGTGACAATTTTTATCTTAATAGCTGAAGGGAAAACTCATATTATCAGCAATAGTGAAAACTTATCCGAAGGTAAAAACGTATGCAGCATGTTTTATAGAAAACAGGGGAGGTAATCCTAGTAAACATTGATTAGGGAGTAAAGACGACCTATTCGAAGGTGTTAATCCGCGACATTCAAACCATCGTGAAACATCGAAGGACAAAACTTGCAAAAATTAGTCCTGCAAAATTAAAGCCCCTTTAGCACATACTCAGATATAAAGTGTAGCTAGGTAACTGATGCATCAtgaacaaatgaaatatcaattttaaatgcTGGAGAATGTAGGAGTGTATCCATTCAATCTTTAACTACGCTGATTTCGTGCATCTAAACGTTGAATCTTGGGTTGTACCCATGTGATCGATGCATATACGTACACATtcatttgtatttacatatccTACTGCTTTTTCTGTGATAGCCTTTGAATCTTCAGACTAATTATCTTTCTGTGAACAACATTTTGTAAATCAGCGCGTTCCATAATCTCTTTTGAAATGTACACGGAATGTGATGGGTATTTCAAATGCACTAAATGTGTGTAATGAGTGTCAAGTGTTATCTATATGTGGGGATTATTACACTAGGAAAGTCATTTTATGTATAACGACGGATATCTAAGTAGTAAATGATGGGTGGATTTCAGGATTTCAGGTCGGTCTCTGATATTGCTCGAGCTACGCTGTCTCTTAACCTCGAACTCTCAAGGCCTGAGAATGTTTTTCCCCTCAGCATTTTAGTGATATTCGTCTAGTCTCTGTAAGTTGTCTGGTTTACAGTTGATATTTGTTTACGAGTGTCTTTCTGGTGTTGTTCAATGTATAGAAAATAACTTTGATATTGTAGTTTTTAGGAAAAGGGAAATTGAGTCATTtcataaaactttatttttcctttttcaaatttaggttaacattttgaattttgtaaatgatTTTTCCAATTGGTAGACGGGTAGTTCTCAGTGTATGCACATGGATTCACTGTGTTACGCCTTTGACATGTTCAGTTTTGTTAAGTGTGGTAACACgaatattataattaatttttcttcagaATATATATGTGTAGCTTCTTATCTTTAGCTCTTCAACAAAACACGGAGGCGGACGAGAGCTACCTTTCAGAAAAACCGTTCCTGCACTTCACAGAAAATTACACTAACTGTTGAATCGGCAAAATCGCTATATCCTTGGATCGCCGTCTCAAAGAACTAATACAAAAACTTCTTATATGTTTCCTCGATAAATTTGTGTCCAAACTCACCTCCAAACATTCATTAAAGTCTCTTGTCAACCGAACACACGCCATACCTTCAAAGCATTTCGTTTGTAGACGCTACCATGCTAGTCAGCAGTCAATTAGAACCCTGCTGATCTTTGTATCTATCCATTGTATCCAATATGTACGTATTCGGTGTTCATTtataataaacacaaacacTGGACATAAAATACGCgaatgtttggacacaagtgtAGTGGGGAAAATGTTGGAaatctttttttatattatgataTGGCGATGACAAAATACAGAGATATAAGCCCTCAATCGCGCTGTGAATTGAAGGATTTTATAAAGAGTTATTtaccagagagctacatatctgaagctaaatagatatatatgtgTTTCCGAACTTCTTGTACGTTTAGAATGTTTTGTGTTGTATATGTGTGGATGACTGAATAAAGCTGTATGAcaaatttatacattttgtaataagCAAACCACAAAGAATTTCTTCACACAACATTTATTCATATAATGACAGTCAGGGTTTATCATCATGCCTTTACAAACCCACCTAACTCGACAGTACGGGTATTTTATCTACCATTTACTCACACATCTACTCTAATGTGCATTCATTCAAAGataaaaaagaggaaaagggATAGAAAAGAATGAAGTTTCTCTGGCTTATGTTATGTACAGATTAATGTTAATCTGATAGGTTGtcaagtgtacatgtatatcaaatgtacTGTTATCGCATTGATAATACCTTAAATACACTAATGCTAATGTATACAAGTACATATATCTCCTACATCATATAAAACTATAAATCCATGTCACGCATTCCATTTCTTCTTAAAAACATCAACATAATCATTTTTAAATGCTAACTGCCTTTCTACGTTGTACACAGTTGTGCAAGTGTTAACAAAGTTTTTCAACAAATGCGGATTGAATCTACATTAAAATAGCTAAAATAGATCTAGCaatttatcgttatttcggatttcaaacatttcggttaagTATCACtaaaaagacattatttgtcgaaatgcgtatctggtgcattaaaattggtaacgaatacgttttacatttgcaacaatatacaaaatactttgaataataagtaatcaaaccaaaaaatgaaatggtcaacatttcattttttgagaTAAACAAcaactgttgtttttttttttttgtttttttttttttgatcaaCAACATTTACTGTCAAAAAATCCCTAAACTATAAACTTATATTCGATTCATAATAATGCATTGACGTTGGAAAACTAAAACATTAATCGTGATATATTTTCCATATATGTATGCAtgcaaaaaaacaacaacaaacagctGAATTAATGGCCTTGTGGGTTTATTTTAACTCAGGCAAATCAAATAGTTTCAAATGGTTTAAAACGTAACGGGCCTACCACAATACTATACCAACCATTCGACATTGAATATGTTTAACGATTTCCTGCTTCAATACAATACGGAGATTTAAATGTCCAAGTCAGCCGTTGAATGTACGAGTCAGTCCTCCTCGCAAAACTTCAATAATTACTGTTGAGGCCTGGATATTTAAATTATATCTACATTCGCCACCGTTTACTATTAAAAAGCGCCGATATTTCGAAACCTGCATGTAGATCAAACGTTAATATTTCTAATCTCAGAAGAAGAACACCTTAACTGTCACTCACGTATCGATAGATTGAAGCAGAgactgtttttatttcatttactctTGCCTCACATAGGCTTCCATGTTCATGACACTATACTTTCTATTAAGGGTCTACACCACAGTCTTGTCCCGTGACCCGTGGTACAGTGTGAATGAAAGTTTTCTCCCATAATCTCTTTCCACAGGAAGGACAGTGAAATTATTAGTTTGGTATGTGCTTGACAATAGTTCATTTATAGACATTACGGTGTGTTCCATTTGTTTTCGAAAATTTAGACGCCGATTCGCcggatttgaaatgaaaacgaAAGTTGATTTGTCATTTATAAAGATGGCAACATCCCTAGACAGTTCTTCGATGGAGGATGTTACATTGTGTTCTATATGTTTCGAAAAGTTCAAGTCGCCGAGGTTTTTACCGTGTACACATTCCTTCTGTCACGGTTGTTTATCTTCCTacattgttaatgtgtgtaaatcTACAGAGTTTCGTTTGGGATTTAATTGTCCATTATGCCGCGAGTACATACCCTGTCCTGGTGCATTCGATAAGCCAGATGCGTGGGCGGGGTTATTTCCGTTCAATGAAATTTTAGAGACAATCGTTAAGAAACCTGATGGGAAATTATGTGATGCCTGTTTACGAGAAAACGAAAGTGAAAATGCTATCGGGTTTTGCTTGTCTTGTACTGAATATTTATGCAAGATGTGTACCAAATATCACAAAAGGCAATTGCTCTCAAGAGATCATACCATATGTCAACTGAACGAGATGAAATCTAGCAACATATTTCCCGAATCAGGGAATATCCATAGCTGCCCAAAACATAAAAGGGAAACTGTCAAATTCTTCTGTAATGATCACCAGCAGTCCTGTTGTTCAGTGTGTATAGGAACAAGTCACAGAAAATGCGAAAGTATTGATACTGTTGAAGATGCAgcaaaaaatataaaacaaaatcgCCAACTGGATGTTCTTTTAGGTGATATGAAGAACATGGAAAAGAAACTGACAAAAGCAAAGAGCGAACAAGAGATAAATGTAGCAGAAATAGAGAACTCAGTGGACGAAATCATAGAGAAAACAGAAAGGGAATTCAAGGAACTTGTTGATCACCTAGACATACTGAAGAACAAACATTTAGATGAGGTAGCAGGTGCGCTGAAGAAAGGAAGGGGGAAGTTAAGTGAATGTACAAATGTACTTACTGATGGTATACAGTGTACAAATTACTGCTGCCGGAATATTAAAAGAGTTAAAGAGACTGAGAATGACGCTGAAATGGTGATGACGTATTACAGAGTGAAAGAGAGGCTCTTACAGCTGAAACAGTTTAAATGCACGAAGAAACAGATAACGATATCTGAAGTGAAGTCACAAATTTTGAAAGAAGTGAGAAATATGGAATCTTTTGGAGATATTGAATATGCTGAGTCTGATTTTCGCATCACGTACGATGTAAATGACATTGCGTTATCTTTAGTTAATGAATTCAGCATTGATGGAGAAAATCCGATTGTGTGGACTGGGCATTTTCTGTCCAATGGTAACTTTGTATTTGCAGACTACATACCTGATGGCCGTTGTTTTATTTATAACAAAGACTGGAAATCCACGGAAGTCATTGATGGACTGAGTTACCCTTTTGAAGCAATACAAGCTGGAGAAGAACTACTGGTGACGTGTGATGGAACGAAGTCTATAGAAGTTTTTTCTTTGTCTGATTTACATTAACTGCGAAGTATCAATATCAACGAAACAATGTATGGAATAACACAACACAATGGAATTTGTTATGTAGCATGTGGAAATaagattataaaattgaatctgTCTGGTAAAAAGCTTAGAGAATATAAAGTCGAAGACAATTACAATATTCACATAAGTACAACAAAAGATGGACATATTGTGTACAGTAACAGTTCCCTGAATACAGTGACCGCCATCACGGACCAGGGAGACACCGTGTGGCAgtataaacatatcaaaatgAGAGTACCCCGTGGACTTGATGTAGACTCTGTCGGTAATATCTTTGTTGCCGCTAGAGGAAGTGACAATATCCACGTGTTGTCTGGCGCTGGCTGTCTCGTTAGGATTATCGAGGATATTCCACAGCCAATGTTTATTAAACTAATGGAAGAGAGGAGTATATGTTGTGTGTGTAGCAATCGTAGAATCATGAAAGTGTATAAATTGTagaatttgttaattttgtcgtaataaaatattcagaaaaaaatcaacattaatGTTTATATGAAAATTGTCTTATCCATATACATTGCTAGTATTACCTTCATTCTAGTAAACTTTGTTGTCTCACAATAATACTAATGAGTATCAGCTGTAATTTTTTCTGCCTTAAATTACAGGCACATTACACCGTTTTTCAGATAAAAGCAAAGGTTAGCCTAAAATTCTTGATGAGGAATGGAAAATTCCTTCTTAACTTTCAACATAATAAATACCGTGAATGGTACGGAGAAGTCAAGGTGGGATTTTAAGACTTAAAATTCATAAACTAAAAATTGTCTAAATAAATTTGCCTAAACTCCGATTTCTTAAAGGGGTGGAACTCATCGGTTTAATTCATAACTTTTACACTTTTATTTTTCTCTTTCACTACTGCTATCCAAAATAATGGTAGAGACGACAGTAGGCACCCAATTATAATccatctttattttcatatgtagGGGATCACagattttggattttttttttagcataaACAATTTTTGGTCTGGTCTATCTAATTGTCCAATTAGTTCTGTTATTGAAGTTAATGTGAAGATTTGCTCCTGTGTCAATGCTTTAAACTATGGATACAATGCAAGATATATGGCATCTTACATGGTTCGTGATTTGATACGATTTATATTCAacgagttgtgtgttttctatccctgAGACACAAATCATAAgatgttttttttatcacatgttaaccCCTAAGGCTATTCATTTACATTACTGTAGCGTTGATAATTTTACTTCTTGACATGTAAAATTGACGTttatttgtgacgtcacaaacggtGTAGGAAATAATAGTCTATGTAGTGGCATATCCATTAGATACAGGAGTAAACATCTGATAAATGTAAGTATTTAATCGTGGACAACATACTGACCGGAATGGACTGATGTGTGatgataatttgaatatttcttcatGTGGGACAGAACCTGTTGACATTTTCATTCTACATAATACTCTAAATCAATACAATTTGTCATTCTTTCTGTTTTAATGTCTTAGGAATAATTTAATGTTGCATGTATTACGTTTTCACGGATAACTAGAATGGGATAAATGATAAAATCACAGAAacaaattacatatttatttggCATACAACTAAAATTTAAGTTTCTGATCCCGTTTTATGGCGTTGAGCATAAGCTTCCTCAAAGGCGTCTGGCTTAAACTCAGATCCACTATGCTTATGACTGCTGTCATACGTAGACACAACACGTATATCGATGCTCCCCATTGTTTGGTTTTCATACTTTTGTACTTGGTACACGTGTACTTAGTACACACTACAAGGTAGCACCTACGACAATAAAGTCATATAAacgtacacatacacacaagTATTCAGGTTGAAACCTTACTTTACATTATCCATGGATAAATCCCAGCATATACCGTTATACATATTAGTTACTTCATATtattatgaaaaagaaaaccgGTATCGAAACAACCACACAACACATAACTAAATAAAGATCGTTGGAAGCTTTAGGACCTTTTTAACAAAGGAAATACTATATAAAGATCATTACATAAAAATCTCCTCCGAACAAGCTGAAAACGGGCAACATTTACAACAAAGTCAAAGTGTCTGCAATAGTTATTTTGTAATTGCTGTCATAACATTCTGGTGAAAATGTGCTCAGATGAATGCATCAATCTTGCATGACAGTTCGATTCCTACTGAGAGCACGGACTGGTGGTTTTATGCTCCGGTAGATTGGGGTTTAATAAAGGggtatttacaatttaaaagaGGCCCCAAGCAGGATAAAGCTACGTTTGGTTTGACAAAACAAAAGTGAACTAAAAATGAACATACGAATAAGATTTAACGTGACATACATCATGtcaatgtttgtatgtatactATTGACAGTTATATGTACAAAGTGAGAAAACTCAAGAGATAATGTCATTGTACTGCCTCGTACTCCCAGACAGGATAAAACATTAAATTCATACATAAACTGTTAGTCTGTATGTTCGGATTTTGCAATGGTAATAGTTTACTGTTTGAAACAAGGTTTATATCTCAATCACTGTctgatatgaatgaaacgaaGAAGTCGTCAGTGCTATTTCACCcatatattctttatttgtattgtgTATTGTTGATGTAGTACTGTTTTTGTTGTGTGAAAGCTACGTAGGGATATTAACATGGAACGGAAGTGAATAGATACGAAAGGGCAAATATACCTATTgattataaatgtaaaaattaCTGGTCGATTATTCGTTCATTTAAATAGGTTTATTTATCaatgatgaagcatgtaaaaCTCTAGTAAACTCGCTAGTTACATCCAGATTAGATTACGGAAATGCATTGAATTATGATGTTCATTCTCAACACACCAGCACATTTCAGAGGGCACAAAAACAGCTGTAATATTAATAACACGCTCAAAAATAATTCGACCATATTACTCCTGTTCTAATAGATCTTTAGTGGTTCCCAGTTGAATACAGAATTGAATATAAGATACctcttcatactttcaaatttctccagtttacataaaggatatcctTGCAGTTTACAATCCCACAAAATCACTAAGATCCGAATCTCTGCATCTTTTCGAGGTACCTCGGACACGTACGAAAACATTTGGGAATTGACGGTTAGACAAGGCTGCATCGAGTATCTGGAACTCGATGTcttttaaactcagacaatgtCCTTCGCTGTCTAGTTTTAAAGTGGACCTCAAAACGCATCCATTTtagattagcttttaatttgtgattattttgaTATACTTAGTGCCCTTACATACAAAAATCCTTTGTCGTTTTTTATTACACCTATGtactttctatgtatttaattattactatggcttgttttaaattgtttcatatgttattagggtaatcatatcattacattaggcgctatatattgatataataattatgcattttaattctgacactatgaatattttattcacatgtatgtgcaaattctctttcacatttgtaaagagaactaatgttgatagggcgctatataaatcgtttcattacaattacaattacaattaacaTGGAACGGAAGTGAATAGATGCGAAAAAGCGAATATACCAATTTATTATAAATGCAAACATTACCGGTCGATTCTAAgtcttaaaaaataaatatattgtctTAATGGTTATtttagtgtatatatatcaacCCATGTGATGCTGGATCTTATTGGTTGTTTTAGTGTATCTATATTAACACATGTAATGCTGGTTCTTATTGGTTATTTTAGTGTATCTATATCAACACGTGTGATGCTGGATCTTATTGGTTATTCTAGTTTATCTATATCAACACCTGTGAtgctgttttcattttttatttcatttcttatttgGACTAGTTTGTGATCTGTTTATCGGTAATAGATTAGAAGATTTATTTATCTAGACAAATTTGCCTGTACATATTAAGACATTCACATTTACGAAGGTTAATTTGTATGTTTGACAAGTGGTCAAAAGCCAAAAAAGGTTGCCACAAGGCTAAGGCAGGCCAGAAGGGGCACAAGTAAAGTTACACAGGTTGCCATGAGGCTAGGACTGATTAGCATCGGCGGAATTATTGACCCCCCCCTACAATTTTCAAAGTATGTTACAAATCACTGCATACTATAAAAAGAagtaaaatcaaatcatatctataataattgattctaAAAGGTGAACGTCAAAATACACAAAGTCTATAACTCCGTATTTTACATAAGTAGAAGAAATGTACACACATAAATGAATAACTGTATAAAGATTCCGAgttgatcatatagatattttcaatagaaatacTAATATGCGT
This genomic interval carries:
- the LOC130049897 gene encoding tripartite motif-containing protein 45-like, with protein sequence MKTKVDLSFIKMATSLDSSSMEDVTLCSICFEKFKSPRFLPCTHSFCHGCLSSYIVNVCKSTEFRLGFNCPLCREYIPCPGAFDKPDAWAGLFPFNEILETIVKKPDGKLCDACLRENESENAIGFCLSCTEYLCKMCTKYHKRQLLSRDHTICQLNEMKSSNIFPESGNIHSCPKHKRETVKFFCNDHQQSCCSVCIGTSHRKCESIDTVEDAAKNIKQNRQLDVLLGDMKNMEKKLTKAKSEQEINVAEIENSVDEIIEKTEREFKELVDHLDILKNKHLDEVAGALKKGRGKLSECTNVLTDGIQCTNYCCRNIKRVKETENDAEMVMTYYRVKERLLQLKQFKCTKKQITISEVKSQILKEVRNMESFGDIEYAESDFRITYDVNDIALSLVNEFSIDGENPIVWTGHFLSNGNFVFADYIPDGRCFIYNKDWKSTEVIDGLSYPFEAIQAGEELLVTCDGTKSIEVFSLSDLH